CAAATGGATCGATAATTACAGACACGCGGGTTCCAGCTGTAAAAACAGGACGACGGAGTTTCTGACACACTTACAACGAGCAACACTTATTtcacaagaggaagaagacaaacCCGTCCAGTGTGAGCCTTGTCCGCCTCAGTCAGTTTCCCAGCAtcaacaacctccatcagatgaaCAGTGGCACCAccgctggaacacacacacacacaccgttaaCTGATCACTACAATCACATCATCTTGATATGAATCACATCTATCTTTTACCTTTCAGGTATGAAATATAAAAGATAATCAGATCATTATTGTTGTAAAGTTCTTTCTTTACCTGATCAGTTGCTTCTGTGGAAGATCGATAGAGAGCTCAGAGAGACGGGACGCCGACTTCCTGCTGCCTACGCATGTCTTACTCTTGTccctggaggcggagctccctctggaggcggagcttcccCTGCGCCGCTTCCCGTTGAAGGCGTGGATGAATTTGGCAAAGTTTCCTTTCCTGTCCATCAAGTCCTTGTAGGAGCCCATCTCTGAGATGTGGCCCTCCAACATGACCAGGATGAGATCGGTTTTGGACAGGAAGCTGAGGCCGTGAGTCACCAGCACCCGAGTCTGAGAGGACACATAACATGTCTCTTAGGGGGAAGCAGATGATGAGGACATGTGATCAAGTATAAGGTCACACCTTCTCTTTGAGGAGACCTCTGGGTCCAATGACTCTATCAAAGATGTGTTGTCCCACGTGGGCATCGACGGCCGACAGCGGGTCGTCCAGCAGGTAAACATCTGATCTCCTGTAAACAGACCGAGCCAGACTGACCCGGTGCCTCTGACCCCCGGAGAGGTTCAGaccctaaacaacaacaaacagtcaCAGCACCAACAAACAGTCacatccaacaacaacaaacaacaaaggggGCGGTACCTTCTCCCCGATCTCGGTGCCGTCCCCGGCAGGCAGCATCTCCAGGTCCGGCAGCAGAGCGCAGGCCTCCAGCACTCGGAGGTACcagctttctttcttctcccgtCCAAACAGGATGTTGTCCTTCAGAGAGGCGTTCTGGATCCAAGCCTGCTGCGGGACGTAGGCCACCGAGCCCTGACAACAACAGAACCAAGATAACCCAAATATGAGAACCGTGGAAACAGAACCAAGACGACTGAACCGAGACAACAGAATGGAGGCAACAAAACCGGGATGCGAGAAACAAGATGCATTTGACAGCATAGATTGAACCCTTgaatcctgttgcagagactagaacatctGGTTGGTAACAAAGGAACGGCACTCAGCAACAAGTCCTGTTTATCGGATCGATCCTactttgtgcttgtaaacggtgaatcctcgatgaccaccaatgttggccACGAGTCCCACAAGGTAAATCATAAACTCCCATTGCTATGCAGACGGTACTCAACATCTCTGTCGAGACCGACCAGCTTATTGGACTTCAGATTGttttggagacatcaaaacttggacgACCTGCAGCTTCCTGATGCTGAACTCACATTATTCCTGTATTAGCTTCTCTGCACggtctccctgttaaatcaagcaTAGAATGTACGGttctcattacattacatgtcatctttatccaaagcaacttcaatttcactttaaacttcaatttcattaaatacatttcaatgcacacattTTTGCAGATTGCTTCACATTCGTGTGGGTTTTTTGAGACTCGTCTTACGTCACAGATccacaaatgcatttttttcaacatggaccggtctgtagccaatcagatgtcgccctcattccaaccaatcagagctgcccccttcccctccgacccctcccctcctctctgaccACTCCCCTCTTCTCTaaaccctcccctcctctgacCCCTCCTCTCTGACCACTCCCCTCTTCTCTGACCCCTCCCCTCTGACCGTCCCCACGAGCATCCCAGCGTTACAGCAGCGCACCTTACGGAGGCGATGCAACAGGTCCGTGGTCAGCAAGCAACCACGTCATTTATCGATATGtgctttgaaatgtgtttgtgcatttgtatATCGAATAAATATCAAATGCATTTGTGAGTCTAACCGATCTGACCCAGACAGTAGGACCGAGGCCACAGAACTGGGAAGAGAGAACCAAGGTGAGACAGAGCCGAGAACCGAGAAAACAGAACCAGACCCAAGAAAGAAGGTTCATCAGATACAACTTGATAGATGTACTTAAAGACTTTAGTGACTGTAATGGAAAATGTCTACCTGCTGAATAATTCTACTTAATATATTGTGTAAATGCGTAAGTGGTTTCCTTTTGCTCTGAACTCGTTAGATCTTCACCCTTTGAGTGAGCGTACAGTCTTACAGTTTCTTTAATGAAAAATGGAATATGTATTTGATGTTCTTATAAAATAGGACAGTTTCATAACTTGTTGTGTAGCATCGGAAGCTTGGATCGTGATCCATGCAGCTGACTGCTTACACACAggcctcttcttcttcgtgtTGGATAACAAATACTTGTATGTTCACATTGTCTATGCCTGGAGGATAGTTCAGTACACACAGGGCCCACTCCTGTTCCAAGGGGTCTGGGTCAGTGGGGGACGGCTCTGTTGTCCGGTCCTGATGGCTCAGCCTCccgccagatggaaggggcacaaacaggttttgtccggggtgagaggggtcggctaccatctttttagctgcttcagggtcctggaagcgaacaagtcctgcagggacggcagattgcagccgatcatcTCTGCTGATTCAAAAGACTGAATAGCggttaaattattttttccacCACATTGATCAAGTAGTACTTTTTAGTTTTGATCGTCACtcttacatcacatgtcatttatctgacgcttttatccaaagcgacttacaataagaacatttcaaccacaaggacacaaagtcagaagaacaagaaacaagaaagtgtgatttcatcaaataagccggtttacaacttgctgtagataagaaccattataagtccaatgtaagtgctacagttagtgtgttagtggaggtagagtctgaagaggtgtgtctttagtctgaagatgtgaagctctctgtggtcctgatgtcttcacagacctccttccaccatttaggagcaggacagcaaagagtggagatctagtcgagtgttttgctctcagtgaggaggaacaagcagtttatcacatgcagagcggagagtgcaggtcgggatgtcgggttggatcaggtcctggatgtaagctggaccccatccattcacagcctggtacctgagcaccatgtttagaactggaagagccaccggtaccagtgaagagagcggaggagtggaggagtgagggagaacttaggaaggttaaagaccggtggagctgctgcattctggatgagctgcagaggctgaatggaggtagcaggagacctgcaggagagagttacagtagtccaggagggagacgaccagagcctgaatcagtaccttctgagtgagaagaggacgtgttctcctgatgttgtagagcgagtatctacaggatggtggtgtcagtgatgttggagtcagggagagtcggctgtcgacgtcacgccgaggttcctgcagtcaaagtggacgttaacacggagtctcacagttaacagtcaggtcctgtgaaggagaatctttccccagaaagagaagtagttcagtctgtcggggttgattttcagatggtgggcggatccactgagagacgtcagtaagacaggcagagatccgagtgagggaaagagagaattagttgggtgtcatcagcatcgctGTGGTAGGTGAAGCCatgcgagaagaggaggagacccaggacggaaccctgaggaactccagtagtaagaggacaaggttccgacacagatcctcgccaggttacccggtaggtgcgtccgtcgaggtaggacgagagaagggagagagcagagcctgtgacaccaagttcctgaagggaggagacgaggatctggtggttgactgtgtcaaatgcagaagagaggtccagaaggacgaggacagaggacagagaggagctctagcagtgtggagttgctctgagacagcaaggagagcagtctctgtggaacggccttgaagcctgactggtgggggtcaaggaggttgttacggtggagatagcaggagagttggttaaagatcacacgttcaagagttctggacaaaaagggaagaagagagaccgtctgtagctgttttcttcagaaggttgagggtgggtttcttcaggagagggttaactattgcctggacaggagaatgtccagttcttcctagaaatgacctaaggagcctggcggacggtaaaggacaacgATGGTTAATTGCACcggtgagtaactgttacagcgGTAATCGGAATGACAGTGGGGTggacggtggaagagggtaaagagaaaagctccatttgggtgaaatcagtagacctgtgccaccacccctaccagtgggcctgggtgtgtggctgaaggagaaggtggagcagAGAGCGGCTGGGTGGAGGTGTTCTtcggtgtgatccaggtctcggtgtgagcgaggaagtcaagcgactgctggatGGCGTCTATCATAGCTCGGCACTATCATATCTTAACAGAGCTAAAAATGTTAGCTCGTTTTGATGTCACAGTTTCAATAAAACGTCTTAAATAAAGCTGAAACCAACCAAACTGAAGCAAACTGATAATAACAGATGTTGTTTATCGTCACCTTGATGGAGATCGAgccactcctcctctccatctcccccaaCATGGCCGACAGTAGAGAAGACTTCCCAGAACCAACATGGCCAACCACGGCCACCAGGGAGCCCGGCTTCACCTTCACGCTGATCCCCTGCAGACACGGCGGCCCGTCGCAAGTCCAGGAGAACCAGCCGTCCTCGATCCTCACGGCGTCTCCGTCTGCAGAGGCAACATGGTTCCATGGGGTTTTATGTGGGTCTATGAGGTTCTATTGTGTTCTATGTGGTACCACCAGCCGGCTCTAGTCATCAGATGCCGGTTTCTGTACATTTAGGAATGAGGTTAACATATTTCTGTAAGTTAATGATTGCATCGATGCAGTTCATTTACTCTTCAGCAAGTAAACGTCTCCGTGCGACAGCGTTGCTTCAAGCAGCGTGTGTGAAGTCTGTTTACGGCGTTGAGGGCTAAAGGAGACAACATCTGCTTTTCTAATGTGAAGTTTATGGTCTccgtctctagtttcaagtcttcaacacagcatgatgttcatttagtagattatggtcTATTTAGAggcaaacagaccataaagcagggggcgctttagggcgCGGCTATGGTCCATACCCCCCCATGCAGGACGCTGTGCAGCTCCTTCAGCCACTGACTAATTTATCAAGGTTTTTCATTTGGTTTCTTATATCATGTCTGTTTGCACTTTAACCTTTGATGCTGTGATCCTGTGACTCGTCTCACCcaacagtttgtctttgtgccAAGCTAGGCTAACAGCTAAGCTAGCAGTATCTGTGTGCGTGGTGACGTACCGGAGCTGCGAGGAAGTCTCTCCACGCTGTCGCCCTTCAGCTCGTCTTGACTCAGGAAGTTTCCCAAACGTCTGAGCGAGACGACGGCCTGATAAACATGCAGATGAACGGTGGTCACATGACGGCTTTGGTACCATGTCGATTCCAGCCGACCCCGGCGGGTGGAGCTAAAACTCAGCAGAGCGCTGACTGGTCGGTTTGTCCccgtcacatgacatcacaGAACGGACTAGGAACTTGTAGTTTGACTGCCACGATAATTAGCTGGCTTTAAAGTTTTTAGCTCATGAACGGAGGTTAGTAGGCCCCCCCTTGCGCCCCTGCCGTCCCAGAGGGGAGGCTTGTCATGGGCCAGGACTCGCCTGCATGGTGGCGCTCATGGCGAAGGGAAGTTGGCTCAGAGGAGTCTTCAGGATGTTGATCAGAGCGACGGACACAAAGATCTTTTGAGCGTCCAGAAGGTTTCTGTCATCGATCGTCACGTAGACCGCAAACACAGACAAGGCGATCTGAAGACAGAATGACTGgagtaaccatggcaacactCTTCTCTATAACGAATGACATCTTCAAATGTCACCGGCAGTTGGGGGGACTCaccaagaaggaggaggagttgaaGGAGGCCAGAGAGACTGAGTGGAGGACCTGAGACATTTTCAGGGTCTCCAGTTCTCCATCTCTCAGGACGCCGATTCGGCGAAGGAAAGCGTCCTCCCAGGCGTAGAACTTGAGGATCTTCACGCCGCTCAGAATCTCGTTCATCAGTTTGAGACGACCATCCGTGAACTTCATCTGAATCTCCTGAAACAACACGATGAGGTGATCAGCTCCATAACCTGATCAACACGTCGATCCATTTCTGATTCAAAGTCACTTCTCTCACCTGAAGTTTGCTTCTCATCTTGGCGATCAATCCATTCAGAGGAACAATCAGAACCACGGGGACGATACCAGTAAGAGCAGAAGGGCCGAggagctgtcaatcaatccatcaatcgaTCACAGGTGTTCAGTCAATCGATCAATAAATCAATCCAAAAAAAATGGATTCATCAATCTCTGATTGAAAAATCAATCAGAGTCAAATAAAGTCCAgtcaaaaaaacacaaggatAAAATTGTCCTTAAACAACGGAAACCACCAGCGGCCATCTTGTCTTTCTTTACCTGCCACAGGAAGTAGAAGCACAGTGTGATCTCGATGGGCGTGACCCACAGGCTGTTGAAGTAAACCACAAAGTCCATCAGCTTCTGAGTGTCGGCTGAGACCAAGTTAATGATCTCTCCCACATCACCGCGACGGCGAGCGGCGCTGCTCAGCAGCAGGCACTGTGGATTAATAAGAAAACTCTGTCTCACCCTCCGGTACCAAGTGTCTCACCCTCCTGTGCAAAGTGTCTCACCGTCTGGTACCAAGTGTCTCACCCTCTGACACCAAGTGTCTCACTCTTTGGTACCAAGTGTCTCACCCTCCGGTACCAAGTGTCTCACCCTCCTGTGCAAAGTGTCTCACCCTCCTGTGCAAAGTGTCTCACCCTCCGGTACCAAGTGTCTCACCCTCCGGTACCAAGTGTCTCACCTTCCGGTAGACGAGGCCTATGAGCGCGGTCTTCAGCCTCATCCCCACGCTGAAGCAGTGGAACATATACTGATGGTGGAGCAGCGACTGCAGGCAGGAGAGCAGGAAGAGCAGTGAGCAGAACAGGAAGCCCTTCCACATGGCAGCGTCTTCATCGCTGATGAAGGCCAGCAGCAGACTAACGACAATAAACAACAAACGACCAAAAACAGAGTaatcaacaacagcaacaataaaCTGAATAAACACCAACACCACTAAATATAACAACATCAATGGAAAACAACATTGCCTGACCTCTGTGACCTTACTTGACCTCTGTGACTCACCTGAGCACCTGTGGCACAGCGAACATGAATACTTCATGCAGAAGGAGCCAGAGAGTTCCACACAAGAAGTACGGCCCAAAGCTGCAGGCCACAGTGTGCAGGAGGAAGATCCCGTAGCCACGCCCCTTCTGCCCCTTCtgccccttcttcttcttcttcttcagcagtTGGGTTTTTTCGGTCACTGCATCAAAATCCCAGGCCCTGGACAGAGACCCGGAACTGGTCGTGGACTGGGTCCAGTTCTGGGTCAGCTCAACATTATCAGGCTCCTCCCTAGAACAAACGATCAGGTAACCGGTACTGAATTCACCTGTAATGCCCGTCTCACCTTGGCAGGTAAGCAGTCCGAGTCACACTGTTGACACCCAATCAACGCTTTAAATATCACcatgtttcacaataaaagtaatATGATATTCTGTTTCATCAGCAGATTTTTTAAGGACACTAGATTGAAGGAATTGGGCGCTGCAATGACATCACAGTGACATCACAGTGACATCACACACATCTTCCTGATTCGACATCGATCCAAACATTAAAAGCATCCTACTGAAGAGGTTTGCAGTTCTGGGCCCACAAGTTCTCAAAGTCCGTCATGATCCGGATCGATGAGTCCTGGTCCCGCAGAGGCCAGAGGTCTGCAGCCTGCAGGGGGTGCCGGTAACCCCGAACCACCAAACTATGTGGAGGACAGAACACCACCCCACCTGGTATGAGTGATGATGTCGGAGTATTTTGTGATGTTACAAACTTTATTTCTGGAGATTTAATTTGTTGCTTTACTGATTTTCAAAAAGACTGTCTAGGTCTCCGGAACGGTGTCCATGACAACGACCCGCACCTGCTGCtatggaaac
This genomic stretch from Gasterosteus aculeatus chromosome 20, fGasAcu3.hap1.1, whole genome shotgun sequence harbors:
- the LOC120810369 gene encoding multidrug resistance-associated protein 1-like isoform X3 encodes the protein MEDLCSVSGLDPLWDWNLTWYTSQPDLTQCFQHTVLVWSPCVYLWICSPFYLLYLWLRPDRGVIPLSKLCCSKTLLGLSLASFGLVEMLFLLVTKNEEIQKHSLIVIGPLIRSLTLVLAVIILHVERMKGCRSSFLLFQFWILLVLCSLVPLKVDIEQIIDRGFSSDSSRLLLFFLCFFLQLIQLVLSCFCDLRPLCAKQSYVQNRCPEEDASFLSNFFFSWFSGLVVRGYRHPLQAADLWPLRDQDSSIRIMTDFENLWAQNCKPLQEEPDNVELTQNWTQSTTSSGSLSRAWDFDAVTEKTQLLKKKKKKGQKGQKGRGYGIFLLHTVACSFGPYFLCGTLWLLLHEVFMFAVPQVLSLLLAFISDEDAAMWKGFLFCSLLFLLSCLQSLLHHQYMFHCFSVGMRLKTALIGLVYRKCLLLSSAARRRGDVGEIINLVSADTQKLMDFVVYFNSLWVTPIEITLCFYFLWQLLGPSALTGIVPVVLIVPLNGLIAKMRSKLQEIQMKFTDGRLKLMNEILSGVKILKFYAWEDAFLRRIGVLRDGELETLKMSQVLHSVSLASFNSSSFLIALSVFAVYVTIDDRNLLDAQKIFVSVALINILKTPLSQLPFAMSATMQAVVSLRRLGNFLSQDELKGDSVERLPRSSDGDAVRIEDGWFSWTCDGPPCLQGISVKVKPGSLVAVVGHVGSGKSSLLSAMLGEMERRSGSISIKGSVAYVPQQAWIQNASLKDNILFGREKKESWYLRVLEACALLPDLEMLPAGDGTEIGEKGLNLSGGQRHRVSLARSVYRRSDVYLLDDPLSAVDAHVGQHIFDRVIGPRGLLKEKTRVLVTHGLSFLSKTDLILVMLEGHISEMGSYKDLMDRKGNFAKFIHAFNGKRRRGSSASRGSSASRDKSKTCVGSRKSASRLSELSIDLPQKQLISGGATVHLMEVVDAGKLTEADKAHTGRVKLQMYREYFRTVGPTIIAAIVLLCAFQQAASLAYSYWLSLWADEPALNATRSHQLRLGVFAALGLTQGAAMFGTTLAIALGGIVASRHLHADLLLSVLRSPVSFFEATPSGNLLNRFSKEVDAIDCMIPDGLKMMLGYLFKLLEVCVVLLLATPLTGLVLLPLACIYIFIQSFYVASSCQLRRLEAVSRSPVYSHLNETVQGAAVVRAFGEQGRFVLEADRRVDRNQEAYFPRFVATRWLAVNLEFLGNLLVLAAAVLSVRGRDHLSPGIVGLAVTHSLQVTGILSWIVRSWTDVENNIVSVERVKEYDSTDKEAAWVLEGNKLPADWPATGNLQFEGYGLRYRKDLDWALNNICVNIQDREKV